In the genome of Meles meles chromosome 4, mMelMel3.1 paternal haplotype, whole genome shotgun sequence, one region contains:
- the LOC123939745 gene encoding keratin-associated protein 11-1, with protein sequence MSYNCSTRNCSSRSIGGHCTVPVAPAATASSQDADCLSGIYLPSSFQTGSWLLDHCQGSSCESSACQPTCYQSNPCISSHGQVTCSRQTTCVSNPCSTTYSRPLTFVSGGCQPLGGISTGCQPMGGVSTVCQPACGVSRTYQRSCMSSCRRTC encoded by the coding sequence ATGTCCTACAACTGTTCTACAAGAAACTGCTCTTCCAGGTCTATCGGAGGACACTGCACTGTCCCTGTGGCTCCAGCTGCCACGGCTTCTTCCCAAGATGCCGACTGCCTGAGCGGCATCTACTTGCCCAGTTCCTTCCAGActggctcctggctcctggaCCACTGCCAGGGGTCCTCCTGTGAGTCCAGCGCTTGCCAGCCAACCTGTTACCAGTCCAATCCCTGCATTTCCAGCCACGGACAGGTGACCTGCTCTCGGCAAACCACCTGTGTCTCGAATCCTTGCTCAACCACCTACAGCCGGCCACTCACCTTTGTCTCCGGTGGCTGTCAGCCGCTGGGGGGCATCTCCACTGGGTGCCAACCGATGGGAGGAGTCTCCACTGTCTGCCAACCAGCCTGCGGGGTCTCCAGGACGTACCAGCGGTCCTGCATGTCCAGCTGTCGAAGAACTTGCTAA